The Lysobacter gummosus genome includes a region encoding these proteins:
- a CDS encoding GMC oxidoreductase, with protein sequence MADNHYDAIVVGSGISGGWAAKELTEKGLKVLMLERGRNIEHVKDYVNAMKEPWDFPHRNWSTQAMKADHPVLMRDYVLSESTMGMWADEKDNPYTETKRFDWYRGYHVGGRSLLWGRQSYRLSDLDFQANLKEGIATDWPIRYADIAPWYDHVEKFAGIAGTVEGLDVLPDGQFLPPVPLNVVEKDVAARIKKAFGGTRHLIHSRTANITQPKIEQGRVNCQYRNKCILGCPYGAYFSTQSATLPAAMKTGNLTLRPFSIVKEVLYDKERKRARGVEIIDAENGQTYQYTADVIFLNASAFNSTWLLMNSATDVWEGGLGSSSGELGHNVMDHHFRVGAAGTVEGYEDKYYFGRRPCGFYIPRFRNLGDDKRDYVRGFGYQGSASRTGWSRDIAELSIGADLKDALSVPGDWSIGMTGFGEMLPYHDNAISLDPNRKDKWGLPVLAMDVSLRENELSMRKDMGADAAEMLEAAGVKNVKVQKSDYAPGMGIHEMGTARMGRDRKNSVLNMHNQVWDAPNVYVTDGACMTSSACVNPSLTYMALTARAADHAVRELKAGNL encoded by the coding sequence ATGGCAGACAATCACTACGACGCCATTGTCGTTGGATCAGGAATCAGTGGCGGTTGGGCGGCCAAGGAGCTGACCGAAAAGGGGCTTAAGGTCCTGATGCTGGAACGTGGCCGCAACATCGAACACGTCAAGGACTACGTCAATGCGATGAAGGAGCCGTGGGACTTCCCGCACCGCAACTGGTCGACGCAGGCGATGAAGGCGGACCATCCGGTCCTGATGCGCGACTACGTTCTGAGCGAAAGCACGATGGGGATGTGGGCCGACGAAAAGGACAATCCCTACACGGAAACCAAGCGGTTCGACTGGTACCGCGGCTATCACGTCGGTGGCCGCTCGCTGCTGTGGGGCCGGCAGAGTTATCGTCTGTCGGATCTGGATTTCCAGGCGAACCTCAAGGAGGGCATCGCCACCGACTGGCCGATCCGTTACGCCGACATCGCGCCGTGGTACGACCACGTCGAGAAATTCGCCGGCATCGCCGGCACTGTCGAGGGGCTGGACGTTCTGCCTGACGGCCAGTTCCTGCCGCCCGTCCCGTTGAACGTCGTCGAGAAGGATGTGGCGGCGCGGATAAAGAAAGCGTTCGGCGGCACGCGCCATCTGATCCACTCGCGCACCGCGAACATCACTCAGCCCAAGATCGAGCAGGGCCGCGTCAATTGCCAATATCGCAACAAGTGCATCCTGGGCTGCCCCTATGGCGCTTACTTCTCGACCCAGTCGGCGACGCTGCCGGCGGCGATGAAAACAGGCAACCTGACATTGCGCCCGTTCTCGATCGTCAAGGAGGTGCTTTACGACAAGGAGCGCAAGCGGGCGCGCGGGGTGGAGATCATCGATGCCGAAAACGGCCAGACCTATCAATACACGGCCGATGTCATCTTCCTCAACGCATCGGCCTTCAATTCGACCTGGCTGTTGATGAACTCAGCCACCGATGTATGGGAAGGCGGGCTGGGCTCGTCCTCGGGCGAGCTGGGGCATAACGTCATGGACCATCACTTCCGCGTCGGCGCCGCCGGGACGGTCGAGGGCTACGAAGACAAGTACTACTTCGGCCGCCGCCCGTGCGGCTTCTATATTCCGCGTTTCCGCAACCTCGGCGACGACAAGCGCGACTATGTCCGCGGGTTTGGCTATCAAGGTTCGGCCAGCCGTACGGGATGGTCGCGCGACATCGCCGAACTCAGCATCGGCGCCGACCTGAAGGATGCGTTGAGCGTACCGGGGGACTGGTCCATCGGCATGACGGGTTTTGGCGAGATGTTGCCGTATCACGACAACGCGATCAGCCTCGATCCAAACCGCAAGGACAAGTGGGGCCTGCCGGTGCTGGCGATGGATGTGAGCCTGCGGGAGAACGAATTGTCCATGCGCAAGGACATGGGCGCGGACGCTGCCGAAATGCTGGAGGCCGCTGGCGTCAAGAACGTCAAGGTGCAGAAGAGCGACTACGCCCCCGGTATGGGCATCCACGAAATGGGTACGGCGCGCATGGGCCGCGATCGGAAGAATTCGGTTCTGAACATGCACAATCAGGTATGGGATGCGCCGAACGTCTATGTGACGGACGGGGCCTGCATGACCTCCAGTGCCTGCGTGAATCCGTCGCTGACGTACATGGCCCTGACGGCGCGGGCGGCGGATCATGCAGTGCGTGAACTCAAGGCGGGGAACTTGTGA
- a CDS encoding hydroxypyruvate isomerase family protein codes for MCAAVAAGFGLAAGGVAPALAAEKPLKGNLKHSVARWTFPKQSVAELCQTVKRIGFSAIDLVGPEDWPTLKAHGVDSSMCNGAEISLGKGFAASEFHDQLVERYTRHIDLVADAGYRNLICFSGNRNGMDPEEGMKNAEAGLKRILGHAEKRGVMLVMELLNSRVDHPDYLCDRSAWGIELCKRIGSGNFGLLYDIYHMQIMEGDIIASIRKNHSFFKHYHTAGVPGRHEIGADQELNYPAICRAIRDTGFGGYLAQEFMPEAPDPVASLREAIRLCDV; via the coding sequence ATATGCGCCGCAGTGGCGGCTGGCTTCGGGTTGGCCGCGGGCGGGGTTGCGCCCGCGCTGGCAGCGGAAAAGCCGCTCAAGGGCAACCTGAAGCATTCCGTCGCCCGTTGGACGTTCCCGAAGCAGTCGGTCGCCGAGCTTTGCCAGACGGTGAAGCGCATCGGTTTTTCCGCCATCGACCTGGTCGGCCCGGAAGACTGGCCCACCCTGAAGGCGCATGGCGTGGACAGCTCGATGTGCAATGGCGCCGAGATCAGCCTGGGGAAAGGCTTCGCCGCCTCTGAGTTCCACGATCAGCTGGTGGAGCGCTACACCCGTCACATCGACCTGGTGGCGGATGCCGGTTACCGCAACCTCATCTGCTTTTCCGGCAATCGCAATGGCATGGATCCCGAGGAGGGGATGAAGAACGCGGAGGCGGGGCTGAAACGCATCCTCGGGCATGCCGAGAAGCGCGGCGTCATGCTGGTGATGGAACTGCTCAATTCCAGAGTGGACCACCCCGACTATCTCTGCGACCGCTCCGCGTGGGGTATCGAGCTGTGCAAGCGGATCGGATCGGGCAACTTCGGACTGCTCTACGACATCTATCACATGCAGATCATGGAAGGCGACATCATCGCCAGCATCCGCAAGAACCATTCGTTCTTCAAGCATTACCACACCGCGGGCGTGCCCGGCCGGCATGAGATCGGCGCGGACCAGGAACTCAACTATCCCGCGATCTGCCGCGCGATTCGCGACACCGGCTTCGGCGGTTATCTGGCGCAGGAGTTCATGCCTGAAGCGCCCGATCCGGTCGCCTCGCTGCGCGAGGCGATACGCCTGTGCGACGTTTGA
- a CDS encoding Ig-like domain-containing protein, which produces MSIRLTGILLSGFLLAAWLSPAHAQTVSCTGIAEWNAATIYNAGSKLVYQGRLYQATMSIWNTPPTHCPSCGYYQDLGACSAGGNQPPTVALTAPANGATFTAGATITATANAADANGTVAQVQFFRGGTSLGIDTTSPYSASWPNAAAGSYAITAVATDNEGATTTSATANITVNTGTPDTTAPSVPAGLVATSVTSSSVNLSWNASTDNAGGSGVAGYDVYRNGALVGSPAGTSFSSTGLTASTAYTFRVRARDNAGNASAQGTQISATTSAGGGDNTLPRHALVGYWHNFTNPSGPTIPISQVSNDFDVIVVAFGDDAGNGAVSFTVDPGAGTEAQFKADVAAARARGKKVVLSLGGQNGTVTLNNATQVANFVNSMEDLIRYYGFDGVDIDLESGAGVFHGAAVQTNLVTAIKQLNTRIGPSFYLSMAPEHPYVQGGFAAYSGIWGAYLPIIDGLRQELDLIHVQYYNNGALYSPYSQNGLPEGSVDMLVGASLMLIEGFRTNNNTGVVFNGLRPDQVAFGLPSGPSSANSGQASSATIANALNCLTRLQSCGSIRPQQAYPSFRGVMTWSVNWDRHDGFNFSRPVRATLNTLP; this is translated from the coding sequence ATGAGCATCAGATTGACAGGAATCTTGCTGTCCGGCTTTTTGCTGGCGGCCTGGCTGTCGCCCGCGCACGCGCAGACCGTCAGCTGCACGGGGATCGCAGAATGGAACGCGGCCACCATCTATAACGCGGGCAGCAAGCTCGTCTATCAGGGGCGGCTGTATCAGGCGACTATGTCGATCTGGAATACACCGCCCACGCACTGCCCCAGCTGCGGCTACTACCAGGATCTGGGGGCCTGCAGCGCTGGCGGCAACCAGCCGCCCACGGTCGCGTTGACCGCGCCGGCGAACGGCGCCACTTTCACTGCGGGCGCCACCATCACCGCTACGGCGAATGCAGCCGATGCCAACGGCACCGTCGCCCAGGTGCAGTTCTTCCGTGGCGGCACTTCGCTGGGCATCGATACCACGTCCCCGTACAGCGCGAGCTGGCCTAATGCGGCAGCAGGCAGCTACGCGATCACTGCGGTGGCTACCGACAACGAGGGCGCCACCACCACGTCGGCAACGGCCAACATCACCGTCAATACCGGGACGCCCGACACCACCGCGCCCAGTGTGCCGGCCGGATTGGTCGCAACGTCGGTGACCTCGTCCAGCGTCAACCTGAGCTGGAATGCCTCCACCGACAACGCCGGCGGCAGCGGCGTCGCCGGCTACGACGTCTACCGCAATGGCGCGCTCGTCGGCTCGCCTGCCGGTACGTCCTTCAGCAGCACCGGCCTGACCGCGTCCACGGCCTACACCTTCCGCGTGCGCGCCCGCGACAACGCCGGCAACGCCTCGGCGCAAGGCACGCAGATCAGCGCGACCACCAGTGCCGGTGGCGGCGACAACACCCTGCCGCGGCATGCGCTGGTGGGGTACTGGCATAACTTCACGAATCCATCCGGTCCCACCATCCCGATCAGCCAGGTCTCCAACGACTTCGACGTCATCGTGGTCGCCTTCGGCGACGACGCAGGCAACGGCGCCGTCAGCTTCACGGTCGATCCGGGCGCCGGAACCGAAGCGCAGTTCAAGGCCGACGTGGCCGCGGCGCGCGCGCGTGGCAAGAAGGTCGTGCTGTCGCTGGGCGGCCAGAACGGCACGGTGACGCTGAACAATGCGACGCAGGTCGCCAACTTCGTCAACAGCATGGAGGACCTGATCCGCTACTACGGTTTCGACGGCGTGGATATCGACCTGGAAAGCGGCGCGGGCGTCTTCCACGGCGCGGCCGTGCAGACCAACCTGGTCACGGCCATCAAGCAGCTCAATACGCGCATCGGTCCGTCGTTCTACCTGTCGATGGCGCCCGAACACCCGTATGTCCAGGGCGGCTTCGCCGCGTACAGCGGGATCTGGGGCGCTTATCTGCCGATCATCGACGGACTGCGCCAGGAGCTGGACCTGATCCACGTGCAGTACTACAACAACGGCGCGTTGTATTCGCCGTACAGCCAGAACGGCTTGCCCGAGGGGTCGGTCGACATGCTGGTCGGCGCCAGCCTGATGCTGATCGAGGGATTCAGGACCAACAACAACACCGGCGTCGTCTTCAACGGCCTGCGGCCGGACCAGGTGGCGTTCGGACTGCCCTCGGGACCGTCCTCGGCCAACAGCGGACAGGCGTCGTCGGCCACGATCGCCAATGCCCTGAACTGCCTGACGCGGCTGCAGAGTTGCGGAAGCATCCGGCCTCAGCAGGCCTATCCCAGCTTCCGCGGCGTCATGACCTGGTCGGTCAATTGGGACCGGCACGATGGTTTCAATTTCTCAAGGCCGGTGCGGGCGACGTTGAACACCTTGCCCTGA
- a CDS encoding DUF3658 domain-containing protein — MSRGYGHAGSEYGPVDLAPCEDAVKLIASLRPDQVQAIDTVLLSACDHHRRKVAWAVGALMGSRPDSFCAARVAEMVALGRLEAQGDLSRMRYSEVRLAAAGVRLLSR; from the coding sequence GTGAGCCGAGGATATGGACATGCTGGCTCAGAGTACGGACCGGTAGATTTGGCGCCCTGCGAGGATGCCGTCAAGTTGATTGCTTCGCTTCGCCCGGATCAGGTCCAAGCGATCGATACGGTCCTGCTTAGCGCCTGTGACCATCACCGGCGCAAAGTCGCTTGGGCTGTTGGCGCCCTGATGGGCAGCAGGCCTGACAGTTTCTGCGCCGCGCGCGTGGCGGAGATGGTGGCGCTCGGTCGACTTGAGGCTCAAGGCGACCTGTCGAGGATGCGTTATAGCGAAGTGCGGCTCGCCGCTGCTGGCGTTCGCCTGTTAAGCCGCTAG
- a CDS encoding TetR/AcrR family transcriptional regulator — MNRPTPHSGATRGPADHELRDQIVAAATEHFSRYGYEKTTVSDLAKAVGFSKAYIYKFFESKQAIGETICVNCMLQIEAEVRAAVDGGDRPPEKLRRMFKAIVDATLRLLFQDRKLYEIAASAASERWPATIAYEARMQALLQDIIQEGRQTGDFERKTPLDETTAAIYLVIRPYLNPLLLQHSFDYTEQAPARLSGLILRSLSP; from the coding sequence ATGAACAGACCAACCCCTCATTCAGGCGCGACTCGCGGCCCCGCCGATCATGAGCTGCGAGATCAGATCGTCGCAGCCGCAACCGAGCATTTCAGTCGGTACGGCTATGAGAAAACGACCGTCTCCGACCTCGCCAAGGCCGTGGGCTTCTCCAAGGCCTACATCTACAAGTTTTTTGAATCCAAACAAGCGATTGGCGAGACCATCTGCGTCAACTGCATGCTCCAGATCGAGGCCGAAGTGCGGGCCGCGGTCGACGGGGGCGATCGGCCGCCAGAGAAGCTTCGGCGCATGTTCAAGGCCATTGTCGATGCAACCCTGCGCCTGCTGTTTCAGGATCGCAAGCTCTACGAAATCGCCGCCTCAGCGGCCAGCGAACGCTGGCCAGCGACGATTGCCTACGAGGCGCGCATGCAGGCCCTGCTTCAGGACATCATTCAGGAAGGCCGACAAACCGGAGACTTCGAGCGTAAAACCCCGCTCGACGAGACCACGGCTGCGATCTATCTCGTCATACGGCCCTATCTGAATCCGCTTCTGCTACAGCACAGCTTCGATTACACCGAACAAGCGCCGGCCCGGCTGTCCGGCCTCATCCTTCGCAGCCTGTCTCCATGA
- a CDS encoding efflux RND transporter periplasmic adaptor subunit has translation MLRHLVLSAVLCALPFVLAACGDTAASDPRTQAPLVRVAIVQGADAASRSFTGTVAARVQSDLGFRVSGKVLERLVDAGQTVRRGQSLMRIDPADLELAVNAQQQAVAAARAQAVQTTQEEVRYRNLLGIGAVSASAYEQAKAAADAAKAQLRAAQAQAEVARNASRYAQLLADGDGTVMQTLAEPGQVVGAGQVVVRLAHAGPREALVQLPETLRPAVGSAGQATLFGKDGVAVATRLRQLSDAADPLTRTFEARYVLEGELANAPLGATVTIQIADGHSGGSSGLQVPVGALFDAGKGPGVWVINDNTTKVAWRPVTVLRVSDEGARVAGRLKQGERIVALGAHLLREGEQVRIAGPSAAATAGAGP, from the coding sequence ATGCTCCGGCACCTCGTTTTATCCGCAGTCCTTTGTGCATTGCCGTTCGTGCTCGCCGCCTGCGGCGATACGGCCGCATCCGATCCGCGCACTCAGGCGCCACTGGTGCGCGTCGCCATCGTTCAAGGGGCAGACGCCGCATCGCGGTCCTTCACCGGGACCGTAGCCGCCCGGGTACAGAGCGACCTGGGCTTCCGCGTCTCCGGCAAGGTGCTGGAACGGCTCGTGGATGCGGGGCAAACCGTCCGGCGCGGGCAGTCGCTCATGCGCATCGACCCGGCCGATCTCGAGCTTGCGGTGAATGCGCAACAGCAAGCCGTTGCCGCCGCGCGCGCGCAGGCGGTGCAGACGACGCAGGAGGAAGTCCGTTATCGCAACCTGCTCGGAATCGGCGCCGTATCGGCATCGGCTTACGAACAAGCCAAAGCCGCGGCCGATGCCGCCAAGGCGCAGCTTCGCGCGGCCCAAGCCCAAGCCGAAGTCGCTCGCAACGCGAGCCGCTATGCGCAGTTGCTGGCTGATGGCGATGGCACGGTCATGCAAACGCTGGCAGAACCTGGGCAGGTCGTCGGCGCCGGACAGGTCGTCGTGCGCCTGGCGCATGCCGGTCCGCGCGAGGCGCTTGTCCAATTGCCAGAAACCCTGCGCCCTGCGGTCGGGTCCGCCGGGCAAGCCACGCTCTTCGGCAAGGACGGCGTCGCCGTAGCGACGCGGCTTCGGCAGTTGTCGGATGCCGCCGATCCGCTAACACGTACCTTCGAGGCGCGGTACGTGCTCGAAGGGGAACTGGCAAACGCCCCATTAGGCGCCACGGTCACCATCCAGATCGCGGACGGGCACTCCGGCGGGTCCAGCGGCTTGCAAGTGCCGGTCGGAGCCCTGTTCGATGCAGGTAAAGGGCCCGGGGTATGGGTCATCAACGACAACACGACAAAGGTGGCGTGGCGGCCGGTCACGGTCCTGCGCGTGAGCGATGAAGGCGCACGCGTTGCCGGCCGGCTCAAGCAAGGCGAACGCATCGTCGCGCTGGGTGCCCATCTGCTGCGCGAAGGCGAGCAGGTCCGAATCGCCGGCCCGTCCGCCGCCGCGACCGCGGGAGCCGGGCCGTGA
- a CDS encoding efflux RND transporter permease subunit — MSASRFNLSALAVRERSVTLFLICLISLAGLIAFFQLGRAEDPAFTVKVMTIVTAWPGATAQEMQDQVAEKIEKRLQELRWYDRSETYTRPGLAFTTLTLLDSTPPSAVQEEFYQARKKVGDEANNLPAGVIGPMVNDEYADVTFALFALKAKGEPQRLLAREAETLRQRLLHVPGVKKVNIIGEQAERIYVEFSHERLATLGVGPQDVFAALNSQNALTPAGSVETHGPQVLVRLDGAFDELQKIRDTPVVAQGRTLKLSDIATVRRGYEDPATFLIRNGGEPALLLGIVMRDGWNGLDLGKALDHEVGAVNAELPLGISLTKVTDQAVNISSAVGEFMVKFFVALLVVMLVSFISMGWRVGVVVAAAVPLTLAAVFVVMAATGKNFDRITLGSLILALGLLVDDAIIAIEMMVVKMEEGYSRVKASAYAWSHTAAPMLSGTLVTAVGFMPNGFARSSAGEYTSNMFWIVGTALIASWVVAVVFTPYLGVKMLPDFKKIEGGHDAIYDTPRYNRFRQVLERVIARKWLVAGSVVGLFVMAILGMGIVKKQFFPISDRPEVLVEIQLPYGTAIGQTSAATAKVETWLAKQKEARIVTAYVGQGAPRFYLAMGPELPDPSFAKIVVRTDNQDEREALKHRLRRAIADGLVPEARVRVTQLVFGPYSPFPVAYRVVGPDPVKLREIAADVRQVMETSPMMRTVNTDWGTRTPTLHFTLQQDRLQAVGLTSSAVAQQLQFLLSGIPVTAVREDIRTVQVIARSSGDIRLDPARVADFTLAGANGQRIPLSQVGEAEVRMEEPIMRRRDRMPTITVRGDIADHLQPPDVSTAMLQQLQPIMNRLPSGYRIEQAGSIEESGKATKAMLPLFPIMLAITLIIIIFQVRSISAMVMVFLTSPLGLIGVVPTLILFQQPFGINALVGLIALSGILMRNTLILIGQIGENAQAGLDPFHAVVEATVQRARPVILTALAAILAFIPLTHSVFWGTLAYTLIGGTLAGTVLTLVFLPAMYSIWFKIRPTPLQARSTTTS; from the coding sequence GTGAGCGCGAGCCGCTTCAACCTGTCTGCGCTCGCCGTTCGCGAGCGCTCCGTCACCCTGTTCCTGATCTGCCTGATCTCGCTGGCCGGGCTCATTGCATTCTTCCAGTTGGGCCGCGCGGAAGATCCCGCCTTCACGGTCAAGGTGATGACCATCGTGACTGCATGGCCCGGCGCCACCGCGCAGGAAATGCAGGATCAGGTCGCCGAGAAGATCGAGAAGCGCCTGCAGGAGTTGCGCTGGTACGACCGCAGCGAGACCTACACGCGGCCCGGCCTGGCGTTCACCACCTTGACCTTGCTCGACAGCACGCCGCCTTCCGCCGTGCAGGAGGAGTTCTACCAGGCACGCAAGAAAGTCGGCGACGAGGCCAACAATCTTCCGGCCGGCGTGATCGGTCCGATGGTCAACGACGAGTACGCGGATGTCACCTTCGCGCTGTTCGCACTCAAGGCCAAAGGCGAACCGCAGCGACTGCTGGCACGCGAAGCCGAGACGCTGCGCCAGCGGTTGCTGCACGTGCCGGGCGTGAAGAAGGTCAACATCATCGGCGAGCAGGCCGAGCGCATTTATGTTGAGTTCTCGCACGAACGCTTGGCGACGCTGGGCGTCGGTCCGCAGGACGTATTCGCCGCGCTCAACAGCCAGAATGCGCTGACGCCGGCGGGCTCGGTGGAAACCCACGGACCGCAGGTGCTTGTCCGCCTGGACGGCGCGTTCGACGAGTTGCAGAAGATCCGCGACACGCCGGTGGTCGCGCAGGGCCGTACGCTGAAGTTGTCGGACATCGCCACTGTTCGGCGCGGATACGAAGACCCCGCGACGTTCCTGATCCGCAACGGCGGCGAGCCGGCCTTGCTGCTGGGCATCGTCATGCGCGATGGCTGGAATGGCCTCGACCTGGGCAAGGCGCTGGACCACGAGGTCGGTGCAGTCAACGCCGAGCTGCCATTGGGCATCAGCCTGACCAAGGTCACCGACCAGGCGGTCAACATCAGCTCGGCGGTCGGCGAGTTCATGGTCAAGTTCTTCGTCGCGCTGCTGGTGGTCATGCTGGTGAGCTTTATCAGCATGGGCTGGCGCGTGGGCGTGGTGGTGGCCGCGGCCGTGCCGCTGACGCTGGCGGCGGTCTTCGTGGTGATGGCGGCGACCGGGAAGAATTTCGACCGCATCACGTTAGGCTCCCTGATCCTGGCGCTGGGCCTGCTGGTGGATGACGCCATCATCGCCATCGAAATGATGGTGGTGAAGATGGAGGAAGGCTACAGCCGCGTCAAAGCCTCCGCCTATGCCTGGAGCCATACCGCCGCGCCCATGCTGTCGGGCACGCTGGTGACCGCCGTCGGCTTCATGCCCAACGGTTTCGCGCGCTCTAGCGCGGGCGAGTACACCAGCAACATGTTCTGGATCGTCGGCACCGCGTTGATCGCGTCGTGGGTGGTCGCGGTAGTGTTCACGCCCTACCTCGGCGTGAAGATGCTGCCGGATTTCAAGAAGATCGAAGGCGGCCATGACGCCATCTACGACACGCCGCGCTACAACCGCTTCCGTCAGGTGCTGGAGCGCGTGATCGCACGCAAGTGGCTGGTGGCCGGCTCGGTGGTGGGACTGTTCGTCATGGCGATTCTCGGCATGGGCATCGTCAAGAAACAGTTCTTCCCGATCTCCGACCGGCCCGAGGTACTGGTGGAGATACAACTGCCTTACGGCACCGCGATCGGGCAGACCAGCGCGGCCACCGCGAAGGTAGAAACCTGGCTGGCCAAGCAGAAGGAAGCCAGGATCGTCACCGCCTACGTGGGCCAGGGCGCGCCGCGCTTCTACTTGGCGATGGGGCCGGAGCTGCCCGATCCTTCGTTCGCCAAGATCGTCGTCCGCACCGACAATCAGGACGAGCGCGAGGCGTTGAAGCACCGGCTGCGCCGAGCGATCGCCGATGGCCTGGTTCCCGAGGCGCGTGTGCGTGTCACCCAACTCGTGTTCGGTCCCTACTCGCCATTCCCGGTCGCTTACCGGGTGGTCGGGCCCGACCCCGTCAAGCTGCGCGAGATCGCCGCAGACGTACGGCAGGTCATGGAAACGAGCCCGATGATGCGTACCGTCAACACGGACTGGGGCACGCGCACGCCGACACTGCACTTCACCTTGCAGCAGGATCGGCTGCAGGCGGTGGGGCTGACCTCCAGCGCCGTCGCGCAGCAGTTGCAATTCCTGCTGAGCGGCATACCGGTTACCGCTGTGCGTGAGGATATCCGCACGGTACAAGTCATCGCGCGCTCGTCCGGCGACATCCGGCTTGATCCGGCCCGGGTGGCGGACTTCACCCTGGCAGGCGCCAATGGACAACGCATCCCGCTCTCGCAGGTGGGCGAGGCAGAGGTGCGCATGGAAGAACCGATCATGCGCCGGCGCGACCGCATGCCCACGATTACCGTGCGCGGCGACATCGCCGACCACTTACAGCCTCCCGATGTCTCCACGGCAATGCTGCAGCAACTCCAGCCGATCATGAACCGGCTGCCGAGCGGCTACCGGATCGAGCAGGCCGGCTCCATCGAAGAGTCGGGAAAGGCGACCAAGGCCATGCTGCCGTTGTTCCCGATCATGCTGGCCATCACCTTGATCATCATCATCTTCCAGGTGCGTTCGATCTCCGCGATGGTGATGGTCTTCCTGACCAGCCCGCTGGGCCTGATCGGCGTCGTGCCCACCCTGATCCTGTTCCAGCAGCCCTTCGGCATCAATGCGCTGGTCGGACTAATCGCGCTGTCGGGAATTCTGATGCGCAACACGCTGATCCTGATTGGACAGATCGGCGAAAACGCTCAGGCGGGTCTCGACCCGTTCCACGCCGTGGTGGAAGCAACCGTGCAGCGTGCCCGCCCGGTAATCCTGACCGCTTTGGCGGCAATCCTCGCGTTCATCCCGCTGACCCATTCCGTGTTCTGGGGAACGCTTGCCTACACGCTGATTGGCGGCACGCTGGCAGGAACAGTCCTGACCTTGGTGTTCCTGCCGGCCATGTACTCCATCTGGTTCAAAATCAGACCGACTCCTTTGCAGGCCCGATCCACAACGACCAGTTAG
- a CDS encoding oxidoreductase yields MSNSKVVLVTGVSSGIGRATAIRFSEQGCRVFGTVRNIAKAQPIPGVELIEMDIRDEASVKNAVQAVTAKADRIDVLVNNAGVTLLGSTEETSIAEAQLLFDTNILGVLRATQAVLPHMRKQRSGRIVNVSSVLGFLPAPYMSLYSASKHAVEGMSETLDHEVRQFGIRVTLVEPSFTRTNLDLNAPHVASRIPAYDEERHLVLRAVQKNVQDAPEPDGVARTIVEAALGGWRMRRTPAGQASLLSKLRRFMPAGPVDTTLRKAFGLGR; encoded by the coding sequence ATGTCGAATTCCAAAGTTGTCCTTGTCACCGGCGTTTCATCGGGCATCGGGCGCGCCACCGCAATTCGCTTCTCCGAACAAGGTTGCCGGGTGTTCGGTACCGTGCGCAACATCGCCAAAGCACAGCCAATACCTGGCGTAGAGCTGATCGAGATGGATATCCGCGACGAAGCGTCGGTTAAAAACGCAGTTCAGGCAGTCACCGCCAAAGCCGATCGCATCGACGTACTGGTGAATAACGCGGGCGTGACACTTCTCGGATCGACGGAAGAGACCTCGATCGCCGAAGCCCAATTGCTGTTCGATACCAATATCCTGGGAGTACTGCGCGCGACGCAGGCGGTGTTGCCGCACATGCGCAAGCAACGTTCTGGAAGAATCGTCAACGTCAGTTCGGTTCTGGGCTTTCTCCCGGCCCCTTATATGAGCCTTTACTCGGCCTCAAAACACGCGGTCGAGGGCATGTCCGAGACACTCGACCATGAAGTGCGCCAATTCGGAATTCGCGTGACGCTCGTCGAGCCTTCCTTCACCCGAACCAACCTGGATCTCAATGCACCCCATGTGGCCTCCAGGATTCCGGCTTATGACGAGGAGCGACATCTCGTCCTCCGGGCTGTTCAAAAGAATGTACAGGACGCACCAGAACCCGATGGTGTGGCCCGCACGATCGTCGAGGCGGCTCTTGGCGGTTGGCGCATGCGGCGCACGCCAGCCGGACAGGCCTCGCTTCTAAGCAAGCTACGCCGTTTCATGCCTGCGGGCCCTGTCGACACCACCCTGAGGAAGGCGTTCGGACTGGGCCGATAG